From Actinopolymorpha cephalotaxi, one genomic window encodes:
- a CDS encoding TetR/AcrR family transcriptional regulator, giving the protein MVRAGLTPELLVQAGAELADEKGFDQVTVSALARRFDVKVASLYWHLDSSEGLRTRIALLALEEMADRAASALAGRAGKDALTALANVYRDYAREHPGRYAAAQHRLDPQTAAASAGVRHAEFTRAILRGYDLTEPDQTHAVRLLGSFFNGYVSLESGGGFDHSSPDSQQSWERLLDALDALLRNWPRNPR; this is encoded by the coding sequence ATGGTACGAGCAGGCCTCACGCCCGAGCTCCTGGTGCAGGCAGGAGCGGAGCTGGCCGACGAGAAGGGCTTCGACCAGGTGACGGTCTCGGCGCTGGCGAGGCGGTTCGACGTGAAGGTCGCCAGCCTCTACTGGCACCTGGACAGCTCCGAAGGGCTGAGGACCCGGATCGCCCTGCTGGCGTTGGAGGAGATGGCCGACCGGGCCGCCTCCGCACTGGCCGGCCGGGCCGGCAAGGACGCGTTGACAGCACTGGCGAACGTCTACCGCGACTACGCCCGCGAACACCCCGGCCGCTACGCCGCCGCGCAGCACCGGCTCGACCCGCAGACAGCGGCGGCCAGTGCCGGAGTCCGGCACGCGGAGTTCACCCGGGCCATCCTGCGCGGCTACGACCTGACCGAGCCGGACCAGACCCACGCCGTCCGCCTGCTGGGCAGCTTCTTCAACGGCTACGTGAGTCTGGAGTCCGGCGGCGGGTTCGACCACAGCTCCCCCGACAGCCAGCAGAGCTGGGAACGGCTGCTGGACGCCCTCGACGCACTGCTACGCAACTGGCCAAGGAACCCGAGGTAA
- a CDS encoding glycosyltransferase family 2 protein: MGVKISVVVPVFNGADYLGECAESVLTQTMPRGDYELVFVDDGSTDETPQLLAALAEREQAVRAVHHPPSGGPGAPRNAGVEQAAGEYVYFLDQDDRLAPRALERMYAMATRCDSDIVLGKVVGHGRGVARNTFAASRDHADILDDHLLGFLTPHKLFRRSFLLQHDLRFPEGPAWLEDHRLVVEAYFRARTISVLADDVCCHWLKRPGRAHHSARRFDPVAYYQALREVLDIVDAHTLPGAERDRMYAHWYHGKMLRLMTWPVLLGRPVPYSRYRWYREIHRLVRERFPTPVDAWLPLSMRVRSWLLRRNAYADIARLAAAERGLTVAADLEQVGWDGDALEVRARGRLTYADGRPVTFRRAGDRLLWNPPCDLRTALPDEAFDVSGLIGDSRLELVVQNRDDKGAYSVPTRSELTLDADGDALRVRLVGTARIDPATGKLGRPLDAGTWDLLVRADSCGWGPQRRLGGSAEFPSGKPPVDSTRTFDGEGGTFVARPYWTGLGNLSVQVRN; encoded by the coding sequence ATGGGGGTGAAGATCAGCGTGGTGGTCCCTGTCTTCAACGGCGCGGACTACCTGGGCGAGTGCGCGGAGTCCGTGCTCACCCAGACGATGCCGCGAGGCGACTACGAGCTCGTGTTCGTCGACGACGGATCCACCGACGAGACGCCACAGCTGCTGGCTGCCCTCGCCGAGCGGGAGCAGGCGGTACGCGCCGTGCACCATCCCCCAAGCGGCGGACCCGGTGCGCCGCGCAACGCCGGAGTCGAACAGGCGGCGGGTGAGTACGTCTACTTCCTGGACCAGGACGACCGGCTGGCTCCGCGTGCACTGGAACGCATGTACGCCATGGCGACGCGGTGCGACTCCGACATCGTGCTCGGCAAGGTCGTCGGCCACGGCCGCGGCGTGGCGAGGAACACCTTCGCCGCCTCGCGCGACCACGCGGACATCCTCGACGACCACCTGCTCGGGTTCCTCACGCCCCACAAGCTCTTCCGCAGAAGCTTTCTGCTCCAGCACGACCTGCGGTTCCCGGAGGGGCCCGCCTGGCTGGAGGACCACCGCCTCGTCGTCGAGGCGTACTTCAGGGCACGGACCATCAGCGTGCTGGCCGACGACGTGTGCTGCCACTGGCTGAAACGTCCCGGACGAGCCCACCACTCCGCCCGGCGGTTCGACCCGGTGGCGTACTACCAGGCGCTGCGGGAGGTCCTCGACATCGTGGACGCCCACACGCTGCCGGGTGCGGAGCGGGACCGGATGTACGCCCACTGGTACCACGGCAAGATGCTGCGCCTGATGACCTGGCCGGTGCTGCTCGGCCGGCCCGTGCCCTACAGCCGTTACCGCTGGTACCGCGAGATCCACCGGCTCGTGCGGGAAAGGTTTCCCACCCCGGTGGACGCCTGGTTGCCGCTCTCGATGCGGGTGCGGTCGTGGCTGCTGCGCCGGAACGCCTACGCCGACATCGCCCGGCTGGCCGCCGCCGAGCGGGGGCTCACCGTCGCCGCCGACCTCGAGCAGGTCGGCTGGGACGGCGATGCGCTGGAGGTGCGGGCGCGCGGGCGGCTCACCTATGCCGACGGGCGCCCGGTGACCTTCCGGCGCGCGGGCGACCGGCTGCTGTGGAACCCACCCTGCGATCTCCGGACGGCTCTGCCAGACGAGGCGTTCGACGTGTCCGGACTGATCGGCGACAGCCGCCTGGAGCTGGTGGTGCAGAACCGCGACGACAAGGGCGCCTACTCCGTGCCGACGCGCAGCGAGCTGACTCTCGACGCCGACGGGGACGCCCTGCGGGTCAGGCTGGTCGGGACGGCCCGGATCGACCCCGCGACCGGCAAGCTCGGCCGGCCACTGGACGCGGGAACCTGGGACCTCCTCGTCCGGGCCGACAGCTGCGGCTGGGGTCCGCAACGCCGGCTGGGCGGCTCCGCGGAGTTCCCGTCCGGCAAGCCGCCCGTGGACAGCACCCGGACCTTCGACGGCGAGGGCGGCACGTTCGTCGCCAGGCCGTACTGGACCGGGCTCGGCAACCTCAGCGTCCAGGTGAGGAACTAG
- a CDS encoding GrpB family protein gives MSDEERDAYLDTVLIGGREPVTIVVADYDPSWPDRFESLQARVAEALGARALDVQHIGSTSVPGLAAKPIVDVLLTVAKIEAEDDYAPPMYEAGFVLRVREPGHRMFRTPERDVHVHVYEPDDQAVTDYLDLRDWLRFDDADRDLYAATKHELARREWTDMNDYADAKSEVIAQILARARERRRSRS, from the coding sequence ATGTCCGACGAAGAGCGGGACGCCTACCTGGACACGGTTCTGATCGGTGGCCGGGAGCCCGTCACCATCGTCGTAGCGGACTACGACCCTTCCTGGCCGGACAGGTTCGAGTCGCTGCAGGCCCGTGTCGCCGAAGCGCTCGGAGCGCGGGCGCTCGACGTGCAGCACATCGGCAGCACGTCCGTCCCGGGCCTGGCCGCGAAGCCCATTGTCGACGTTCTGCTGACCGTGGCGAAGATCGAGGCCGAGGACGACTACGCACCACCGATGTACGAAGCGGGCTTCGTCCTGCGGGTCCGCGAGCCGGGGCACCGGATGTTCCGTACGCCCGAGCGGGACGTGCACGTCCACGTCTACGAGCCGGACGACCAGGCCGTCACCGACTATCTCGACCTGCGCGACTGGCTGCGGTTCGACGACGCCGACCGTGACCTCTACGCCGCGACGAAACACGAGCTCGCGCGACGGGAGTGGACGGACATGAACGACTACGCTGACGCGAAGTCCGAGGTCATCGCACAGATTCTCGCCAGGGCCCGGGAGCGGCGTCGGTCCCGATCCTGA
- a CDS encoding NAD(P)H-dependent flavin oxidoreductase — MALSTVFTEMFGIRHPVALAPMGGSAGGALVAAVSAAGGLGILGGGHGDLEWLDRELSILTRHTDRAWGVGFLTWAVDAAVIEWTLERGPAAVMLSFGDPVPFAERVRAAGVKLILQVADLEEARQAMDVGADVIVAQGTEAGGHGALRGRSTLTFVPAAADLVAPLPVLAAGGIADGRGLAAALALGAAGALVGTRFQATCEALIDPATARAIVEGRGDDTDRSRVLDIARGSRWPSTYTARTLGHPYLDRWRGREAELAADTSAVQAYQAEVARGELPSLPLWAGEAVDLIDSVEPAADLVQSMAVEAETVLARAGRM, encoded by the coding sequence ATGGCTTTGTCGACGGTGTTCACGGAGATGTTCGGCATTCGGCACCCGGTCGCGCTGGCACCGATGGGCGGGTCGGCCGGTGGTGCGCTCGTGGCGGCGGTCTCGGCGGCCGGCGGGCTGGGGATCCTCGGCGGCGGGCATGGCGACCTGGAGTGGCTGGATCGCGAACTGTCGATACTCACCCGGCACACTGACCGAGCGTGGGGCGTCGGCTTTCTCACCTGGGCGGTCGACGCCGCCGTGATCGAGTGGACGCTGGAACGCGGGCCGGCCGCGGTGATGCTGTCCTTCGGCGACCCTGTTCCGTTCGCCGAACGGGTCCGCGCGGCAGGCGTCAAACTGATCCTCCAGGTCGCCGATCTGGAGGAGGCCAGGCAGGCGATGGATGTGGGTGCCGACGTCATCGTGGCGCAGGGCACCGAAGCCGGCGGACACGGCGCCCTGCGCGGGCGGTCCACGCTGACGTTCGTGCCTGCGGCAGCCGACCTGGTGGCACCGTTGCCCGTGCTGGCGGCCGGGGGGATAGCCGACGGACGCGGGCTGGCCGCGGCGTTGGCACTCGGTGCGGCCGGAGCACTGGTCGGTACCCGTTTCCAAGCCACGTGCGAGGCCCTGATCGACCCGGCGACCGCCAGGGCGATCGTGGAGGGACGAGGGGACGACACCGACCGCAGCCGTGTCCTCGACATCGCCCGTGGATCCCGATGGCCCTCGACGTACACAGCCCGCACCCTCGGGCACCCCTACCTCGACCGCTGGCGCGGCCGGGAGGCCGAACTGGCCGCCGACACCTCCGCTGTCCAGGCGTACCAGGCCGAGGTCGCCCGGGGCGAGCTGCCGTCGCTGCCGTTGTGGGCCGGCGAGGCCGTCGACCTGATCGACAGCGTGGAGCCCGCGGCCGATCTCGTGCAGTCGATGGCCGTGGAAGCCGAGACGGTGCTGGCCCGTGCGGGCAGGATGTGA
- a CDS encoding thiamine phosphate synthase, with protein sequence MTSAARALPRILLLTDRSQLPPGADLVDTVVRCVRAGLRAVVLRELDQPDVTRDHLAKEIRRRTRGADVIVVSAHRRLSHTHGVHLSAGRPSLESRSEELLGRSCHDREEVRRAVAEGAAYVTVSPVAPTESKPGYGPALGVDGLRRLVDEARGTPVFALGGVTAAGAATMPAAGAYGVAVMGAVMRSADPAAAYDRIRDALSAGIPDTPANRGDVGG encoded by the coding sequence GTGACGTCAGCGGCGCGGGCGCTGCCACGGATCCTGCTGCTCACCGACCGGTCCCAGCTTCCGCCGGGAGCCGACCTTGTCGACACGGTCGTGCGGTGCGTGCGGGCCGGGCTTCGCGCGGTGGTGCTGCGCGAACTCGACCAGCCGGACGTCACCCGCGACCACCTCGCGAAGGAGATCCGCCGCCGCACGCGCGGAGCCGACGTCATCGTGGTCTCCGCACACCGTCGGCTCTCCCACACCCACGGCGTGCACCTGTCGGCCGGCCGGCCCAGCCTCGAGAGCCGGTCCGAGGAGCTGCTCGGGCGCTCGTGTCACGATCGCGAGGAGGTACGCCGGGCGGTCGCCGAGGGTGCGGCGTACGTCACCGTCTCCCCGGTCGCGCCCACGGAGTCCAAGCCCGGTTACGGTCCCGCCCTCGGCGTGGACGGACTGCGCCGGCTGGTGGATGAGGCGCGCGGCACACCGGTGTTCGCCCTCGGCGGCGTCACGGCGGCCGGCGCGGCCACGATGCCGGCAGCCGGTGCGTACGGCGTCGCCGTGATGGGTGCGGTGATGCGCAGCGCCGACCCGGCCGCGGCGTACGACCGGATCCGGGACGCCCTCAGCGCCGGCATCCCCGACACTCCGGCGAACCGCGGGGACGTCGGCGGGTGA
- a CDS encoding thiazole synthase: MAAVNAGTSPDRLTVNGAEIASRLWIGTGGLTNLQTIVDVVRTARPGFVTVSMRRTSDLGEGSLLDALAGVLEETGARLLPNTAGCLSAREAVLTANLAREALGTAWVKLEVIGDERTLMPDVVELLDAAETLVRQGFTVLPYTTDDPIVAQRLVDVGCAAVMPLGSPIGSGLGIRSPHAIEAVRAAVTVPVVLDAGVGTASDAAQAMELGCDAVLAATAITRADDPAVMAEAIRLGVRAGRLARSAGRIPRLTGARPSSPMSGRVSG; the protein is encoded by the coding sequence ATGGCCGCGGTGAACGCCGGCACCAGCCCGGATCGCCTCACGGTGAACGGAGCCGAGATCGCCTCCAGGTTGTGGATCGGGACCGGCGGGCTGACCAACCTGCAGACGATCGTGGACGTCGTACGCACCGCTCGTCCGGGTTTTGTCACGGTGTCGATGCGGCGTACGTCCGACCTGGGCGAAGGATCGCTGCTGGACGCGCTCGCGGGCGTACTGGAGGAGACCGGCGCCCGCCTGCTGCCGAACACCGCCGGCTGCCTCAGCGCGCGGGAGGCCGTCCTCACCGCGAACCTCGCCCGGGAGGCGCTGGGGACCGCCTGGGTGAAGCTGGAGGTGATCGGCGACGAGCGGACCCTGATGCCGGACGTGGTCGAGCTGCTCGACGCGGCGGAAACCCTGGTACGACAGGGATTCACCGTACTCCCTTACACCACCGACGACCCGATCGTCGCGCAACGTCTGGTTGACGTCGGGTGTGCGGCGGTGATGCCGCTGGGCTCCCCCATCGGCTCGGGCCTGGGCATCCGCAGCCCGCACGCGATCGAGGCGGTCCGCGCGGCGGTCACCGTGCCGGTAGTCCTGGACGCCGGTGTCGGCACCGCCAGCGACGCCGCCCAGGCGATGGAGCTCGGGTGCGACGCCGTGCTGGCCGCTACCGCGATCACCCGGGCCGACGACCCGGCGGTGATGGCGGAGGCGATCCGGCTCGGGGTACGGGCAGGGCGCCTGGCCCGGTCCGCCGGGCGGATTCCGAGGCTGACCGGTGCCCGCCCCTCCTCGCCGATGTCCGGACGGGTGAGCGGGTGA
- the thiS gene encoding sulfur carrier protein ThiS, which translates to MDVTVNGELTQVPNGIDVADLVRRRLPDPRSVAVAVNGAVVRTGDWERTQLSSGDAVEIVTARQGG; encoded by the coding sequence ATGGACGTCACTGTCAACGGCGAACTGACACAGGTCCCGAACGGCATCGATGTCGCCGACCTGGTGCGACGGCGACTGCCCGACCCCAGGAGTGTCGCGGTCGCCGTCAACGGCGCGGTCGTACGCACCGGTGACTGGGAACGCACCCAGCTCAGTTCGGGAGACGCCGTCGAGATCGTCACCGCACGACAGGGAGGCTGA
- the thiO gene encoding glycine oxidase ThiO — protein sequence MRIAVLGAGIVGLACAAELLRAGHDVRVFDPAPASGATHAAAGMLSPAGEAWHGEENLLRLGVESAGLWPEYAAWLESASGVDVDHRRAGTLLAGRDHDDVQVVRRTLDLLAAHGIEYEELRQRDLREREPELSTRVCGGAYLPGDHSVNPRRVSAALLALLGDRVEHRNAAPSTTPSPLLAPGEDRPASVEGVRTEDGRLVRADAVLVATGHQLPPQVPQRRHVRPVRGEILRVRPPSGQAPTQTIRALVHGEPVYAVPRAGGEVVVGATQEEHAGDPMPTVGGVARLLDAARTLLPGLERAEILEVLARHRPGTPDNGPMLGPTGVHGLYLAAGHHRGGVLLAPVTARILRAHIESGSPDAANAFSPSRFDTSERMSRWTSLSTAN from the coding sequence ATGAGGATCGCCGTGCTCGGCGCGGGCATCGTCGGGCTGGCCTGCGCCGCCGAACTCCTCCGTGCAGGCCACGACGTCCGCGTCTTCGATCCCGCTCCGGCCTCGGGCGCGACGCACGCCGCTGCCGGGATGCTCTCACCGGCCGGGGAGGCCTGGCACGGCGAGGAGAACCTCCTTCGTCTCGGCGTGGAGAGTGCGGGACTGTGGCCGGAGTACGCCGCCTGGTTGGAGTCCGCGTCCGGTGTCGACGTCGACCACCGCCGCGCCGGAACGCTGCTCGCCGGCCGCGACCACGACGACGTTCAGGTGGTGCGCCGCACCCTCGACCTGCTCGCCGCACACGGCATCGAGTACGAGGAACTCCGGCAGCGCGACCTGCGCGAACGCGAACCCGAACTCTCCACCCGGGTCTGCGGAGGGGCTTACCTGCCAGGTGACCACAGTGTCAACCCGCGCAGGGTTTCCGCTGCCCTGCTCGCCCTCCTCGGAGACAGGGTCGAGCACCGAAACGCCGCACCGTCGACCACGCCGTCGCCCCTCCTGGCGCCGGGCGAGGACCGGCCAGCCTCGGTGGAGGGCGTGCGCACCGAGGACGGGCGGCTGGTGCGCGCCGATGCCGTGCTGGTGGCGACCGGCCACCAACTGCCGCCGCAGGTGCCACAGCGCCGGCACGTTCGGCCCGTGCGCGGTGAGATTCTGCGGGTACGGCCGCCGTCCGGGCAGGCGCCCACACAGACGATCCGAGCCCTCGTACACGGCGAGCCGGTGTACGCCGTGCCGCGCGCCGGCGGCGAGGTGGTCGTCGGCGCGACCCAGGAGGAGCACGCCGGGGATCCGATGCCGACCGTCGGCGGGGTGGCACGTCTGCTCGACGCCGCACGCACGTTGCTGCCCGGCCTGGAACGCGCCGAGATCCTGGAGGTCCTCGCACGCCACCGCCCCGGCACCCCCGACAACGGCCCGATGCTCGGCCCGACCGGCGTCCACGGCCTCTATCTTGCCGCCGGCCACCATCGCGGTGGAGTACTCCTGGCTCCGGTCACAGCGCGGATCCTGCGTGCCCACATCGAGTCGGGTTCCCCCGACGCAGCGAACGCGTTCTCCCCGAGCCGGTTCGACACGTCGGAAAGGATGAGCCGATGGACGTCACTGTCAACGGCGAACTGA
- a CDS encoding PPOX class F420-dependent oxidoreductase — translation MTDAPGLALLDDEPFVSLTTFRRSGEPVATTVWIVRDGDALYVTTGETTGKVRRLRRDPRVTMRPCTRMGRVAEDAPSVPAVAEVVTDPEVTGRVMSAFRTKYRTQFRLAMALERFRKKGGGRVLLRITSG, via the coding sequence GTGACCGACGCCCCTGGCCTTGCCCTCCTCGACGACGAACCGTTCGTCTCCCTGACGACGTTCCGCCGCTCCGGCGAGCCGGTCGCCACCACGGTGTGGATCGTCCGCGACGGCGACGCGCTGTACGTCACCACGGGCGAGACCACCGGGAAGGTCCGCCGGCTGCGCCGGGACCCGCGGGTCACCATGCGGCCCTGCACCCGGATGGGCCGCGTCGCCGAGGACGCGCCGTCGGTGCCCGCGGTCGCGGAGGTCGTCACCGACCCCGAGGTCACCGGGCGGGTCATGTCGGCGTTCCGTACGAAGTACCGCACGCAGTTCCGACTGGCCATGGCCCTGGAGCGCTTCCGGAAGAAGGGCGGCGGGCGCGTCCTGCTGCGCATCACCTCCGGCTGA
- a CDS encoding elongation factor G, whose translation MKLINLGILAHVDAGKTSLTERLLHAAGVIDEIGSVDAGNTQTDSLDLERRRGITIKSAVVSFVLDGVTVNLIDTPGHPDFIAEVERVLNVLDGAVLVVSAVEGVQAQTRVLMRTLRRLRIPTLLFVNKLDRRGADAERVYAEIAEKLTPAVVPMGRAYDQGTPHAGFLPYGPDDGAFATAAAEVLADADDGFLAAYVDGDGDVLTDGRLRHELATRTARARVHPVFAGSAITGAGIAALVSGIRDLLPTAGGDPDAPASGSVFKVDRGPGGEKIAYVRMFDGAVHLRDQVPVVRPGGSGGATGGVDGGVDGGGSKVTGIRVFDQGAAPVRPVVRAGQIGRLTGLADVRIGDTVGVPRPGGAAHHFAPPTLETVVVPVRRSDKGALHLALTQLAEQDPLINLRQDDVRQEIYVSLYGEVQKEVVATTLAEEYGIEVEFARTSVICVERPIGKGAAYDLIGTDANPYFATVGLRVEPARPGDGVSFGLDVELGSMPPAFFTAVEETVKETLRQGLSGWEVGDIAVFMTHSGYYARQSHSHGTFDKSMSSTAGDFRYLTPLVLMAALRQAGTVVCEPAHRFHLECPADTLAAVVPALVRLGGVPDSQQPKGSGAVVEGEIPAARVHELQQQLPGLTRGEGMLDSTFERYQPVRGPAPTRPRTDHNPLDRREYLRVVKR comes from the coding sequence GTGAAACTGATCAACCTGGGGATCCTCGCACACGTCGACGCCGGTAAGACGAGCCTGACCGAGCGGCTGCTGCACGCCGCCGGGGTGATCGACGAGATCGGCAGCGTCGACGCCGGCAACACCCAGACCGACTCCCTCGACCTCGAACGCCGCCGCGGCATCACGATCAAGTCCGCGGTGGTGTCGTTCGTGCTCGACGGAGTGACGGTCAACCTGATCGACACACCCGGCCACCCGGACTTCATCGCCGAGGTGGAGCGGGTGCTGAACGTCCTCGACGGCGCGGTGCTGGTGGTGTCGGCCGTCGAGGGGGTGCAGGCCCAGACGCGGGTGCTGATGCGCACCCTGCGGCGGCTGCGCATCCCGACCCTGCTCTTCGTGAACAAGCTGGACCGCCGCGGCGCGGACGCCGAGCGGGTGTACGCCGAGATCGCCGAGAAGCTCACCCCCGCGGTGGTGCCGATGGGCCGGGCGTACGACCAGGGCACGCCGCACGCCGGCTTCCTGCCGTACGGACCAGACGACGGGGCCTTCGCCACCGCCGCGGCCGAGGTGCTCGCCGACGCCGACGACGGGTTCCTCGCCGCCTACGTCGACGGCGACGGAGACGTCCTCACCGACGGGCGGCTGCGGCACGAGCTGGCGACCCGGACCGCGCGGGCGCGGGTGCACCCGGTGTTCGCGGGTTCGGCGATCACCGGTGCGGGGATCGCCGCGCTGGTGTCCGGGATCCGGGACCTCCTTCCCACCGCCGGCGGGGACCCGGACGCGCCCGCGTCCGGGTCGGTGTTCAAGGTCGACCGCGGTCCGGGCGGGGAGAAGATCGCCTACGTCCGGATGTTCGACGGCGCCGTGCACCTGCGCGACCAGGTGCCGGTCGTACGCCCGGGCGGGAGCGGCGGCGCCACCGGCGGCGTGGATGGCGGCGTGGACGGCGGTGGGAGCAAGGTCACCGGAATCCGGGTCTTCGACCAGGGCGCGGCACCCGTCCGCCCGGTGGTGCGCGCCGGGCAGATCGGCAGGCTGACCGGCCTCGCCGACGTCCGGATCGGCGACACCGTCGGCGTTCCCCGGCCCGGTGGGGCCGCCCATCACTTCGCCCCGCCGACGCTGGAGACGGTGGTCGTCCCCGTGCGGCGGTCCGACAAGGGCGCCCTGCACCTCGCGCTCACCCAGCTCGCGGAGCAGGACCCGCTGATCAACCTGCGCCAGGACGACGTACGGCAGGAGATCTACGTTTCGCTCTACGGCGAGGTGCAGAAGGAGGTCGTCGCGACCACGCTGGCCGAGGAGTACGGCATCGAGGTGGAGTTCGCGAGGACGTCGGTGATCTGTGTCGAGCGGCCGATCGGCAAGGGCGCCGCGTACGACCTGATCGGCACCGACGCCAACCCCTACTTCGCCACCGTCGGCCTGCGGGTCGAACCCGCACGGCCGGGCGACGGAGTTTCGTTCGGGCTGGACGTCGAACTGGGATCGATGCCACCCGCGTTCTTCACCGCGGTCGAGGAGACTGTCAAGGAGACCTTGCGCCAAGGCCTGTCCGGCTGGGAGGTCGGCGACATCGCGGTGTTCATGACGCACTCGGGTTACTACGCCCGGCAGAGCCACTCCCACGGCACGTTCGACAAAAGCATGTCGAGCACCGCCGGCGACTTCCGCTACCTCACTCCCTTGGTGCTGATGGCCGCGCTGCGGCAGGCCGGGACCGTGGTGTGCGAACCCGCGCACCGCTTCCACCTGGAGTGCCCGGCGGACACGCTGGCGGCGGTGGTGCCCGCACTGGTGCGGCTCGGCGGCGTGCCGGACTCCCAGCAGCCGAAGGGTTCGGGCGCGGTCGTGGAGGGCGAGATCCCGGCGGCGCGGGTGCACGAGCTGCAGCAGCAACTGCCGGGGCTGACCCGCGGTGAGGGAATGCTGGACTCGACGTTCGAGCGGTACCAACCGGTGCGCGGGCCGGCACCGACCAGGCCGCGGACCGACCACAACCCGCTGGACCGACGGGAGTACCTCCGCGTCGTGAAGCGCTAG
- a CDS encoding nitroreductase family deazaflavin-dependent oxidoreductase produces MTGEVELSPSGWVREQTEKIFETGTTDSVDIKGRAVILLTTRGAKTGKLRKVPLMRVEHEGVYAIVASLGGAPKHPVWYYNVTADPHVELQDGTVTKDYVAREVSGDEKAIWWDRAVAAYPDYADYQKKTDRQIPVFVLEPIKD; encoded by the coding sequence ATGACAGGTGAAGTCGAGCTGAGCCCCAGCGGATGGGTGCGAGAGCAGACCGAGAAGATCTTCGAGACGGGTACCACCGACAGCGTGGACATCAAGGGCCGGGCGGTCATCCTGCTGACCACGCGCGGCGCGAAGACCGGGAAGCTCCGCAAGGTGCCGTTGATGCGGGTCGAGCACGAGGGTGTGTACGCGATCGTCGCCTCGCTCGGCGGCGCCCCCAAGCATCCGGTCTGGTACTACAACGTGACGGCCGACCCGCACGTGGAACTGCAGGACGGCACCGTCACCAAGGACTACGTGGCGCGCGAGGTCAGCGGCGACGAGAAGGCGATCTGGTGGGACCGCGCGGTCGCGGCGTACCCGGACTACGCGGACTACCAGAAGAAGACCGACCGGCAGATCCCGGTCTTCGTCCTCGAGCCGATCAAGGACTGA
- a CDS encoding NAD(+)/NADH kinase has product MGQLHAIGLVLHPERDAKAAVDAVVEWARGRDVAVLGLPEEIDRLVCDAVAVPSHELVHRADLLISLGGDGTMLRSMRLVAGHATPVLGVNLGRLGFLAEIDVCDLPTALSDIDAGRYSVEPRMALRSVVPDGPEQPDGKPVLAFNDLALVRIPGQASAAIATSVQGQEFVRYAADAVLVSTPTGSTAYSFSAGGPIVSPTVDAVLVVAASAHSTFDRALVLAADERPSLLVLPVSGQLAVEVDGRVEAYVGPGVRLDVTPVRAAALVVRFGRTTFYERARRKLRVTGSLEVE; this is encoded by the coding sequence ATGGGGCAGCTACACGCGATCGGTCTGGTGCTTCACCCCGAACGCGACGCGAAGGCGGCGGTCGACGCCGTGGTGGAGTGGGCGCGTGGCCGAGATGTCGCCGTGCTCGGCCTGCCCGAGGAGATCGACCGGCTGGTCTGCGACGCGGTCGCGGTTCCGTCGCACGAGCTCGTCCACCGCGCCGACCTGCTGATCAGCCTCGGCGGCGACGGGACGATGCTGCGCAGCATGCGCCTGGTCGCCGGCCACGCCACCCCGGTGCTGGGCGTCAACCTGGGCCGGCTGGGCTTCCTCGCCGAGATCGACGTGTGCGACCTGCCGACCGCGCTGTCCGACATCGACGCCGGGCGCTACTCCGTCGAGCCGCGGATGGCGTTGCGGTCCGTCGTCCCGGACGGCCCGGAACAACCGGACGGCAAGCCGGTGCTCGCGTTCAACGACCTCGCGCTGGTCCGCATCCCCGGCCAGGCCTCGGCCGCCATCGCCACCTCGGTGCAGGGGCAGGAGTTCGTCCGGTACGCCGCCGACGCGGTCCTCGTGTCCACCCCGACCGGTTCGACGGCGTACAGCTTCTCCGCGGGCGGCCCGATCGTCTCGCCCACCGTCGACGCGGTGCTCGTGGTGGCCGCGTCGGCGCACTCCACGTTCGACCGGGCCCTGGTGCTGGCCGCCGACGAGCGGCCGTCGCTCCTGGTCCTGCCGGTGTCGGGACAGCTGGCGGTGGAGGTCGACGGCCGGGTCGAGGCGTACGTCGGTCCCGGCGTACGCCTCGACGTCACGCCGGTGCGAGCTGCGGCGCTGGTGGTGCGGTTCGGCCGGACGACGTTCTACGAACGGGCCCGGCGCAAGCTCCGGGTCACCGGCAGCCTCGAGGTCGAGTAG